A window of Panicum virgatum strain AP13 chromosome 8K, P.virgatum_v5, whole genome shotgun sequence contains these coding sequences:
- the LOC120645015 gene encoding pterocarpan synthase 1-like isoform X2, producing the protein MAPSSSAKQLVAVAVSAFLLAAASSRQQPVHLRLYMHNVMRGPGTTAIHLIHGVGPPHDVERGAYFGDTAAIDDVVTEEPDAGSRAVGRAQGTYMLASQHEEVLTVAITVALTAGPYNGSTFSVAGRVGVYDDKAEAAVVGGTGRLRRAAGYLTWRMVELVVSEKYVMVELDVHMSVPPVSAAGGNW; encoded by the exons ATGGCCCCCAGCTCCTCCGCAAAGcagctcgtcgccgtcgccgtctcggctttcctgctcgccgccgcgtccagcCGGCAGCAGCCGGTGCACCTGCGGCTGTACATGCACAACGTGATGCGCGGGCCGGGGACGACGGCCATCCACCTCATCCACGGCGTCGGGCCACCGCACGACGTCGAGCGGGGCGCCTACTTCGGCGACACGGCGGCGATCGACGACGTGGTGACGGAGGAGCCCGACGCCGGGTCGCGGGCCGTCGGCCGGGCACAGGGCACCTACATGCTGGCCTCCCAGCACGAGGAGGTGCTCACCGTCGCCATCACCGTCGCGCTCACCGCGGGGCCGTACAACGGCAGCACCTTCTCCGTGGCCGGCCGCGTCGGGGTCTACGACGACAAGGCGGAGGCCGCGGTGGTCGGCGGCACGGGGCGgctccggcgcgccgccggctaCCTGACGTGGAGGATGGTCGAGCTGGTGGTGTCCGAGAAGTACGTGATGGTGGAGCTGGACGTGCACATGTCCGTGCCGCCGGTGAGCGCCGCCGGTGGCAATTG GTGA
- the LOC120645015 gene encoding pterocarpan synthase 1-like isoform X1: MAPSSSAKQLVAVAVSAFLLAAASSRQQPVHLRLYMHNVMRGPGTTAIHLIHGVGPPHDVERGAYFGDTAAIDDVVTEEPDAGSRAVGRAQGTYMLASQHEEVLTVAITVALTAGPYNGSTFSVAGRVGVYDDKAEAAVVGGTGRLRRAAGYLTWRMVELVVSEKYVMVELDVHMSVPPVSAAGGNWWSSLLRSIN; the protein is encoded by the coding sequence ATGGCCCCCAGCTCCTCCGCAAAGcagctcgtcgccgtcgccgtctcggctttcctgctcgccgccgcgtccagcCGGCAGCAGCCGGTGCACCTGCGGCTGTACATGCACAACGTGATGCGCGGGCCGGGGACGACGGCCATCCACCTCATCCACGGCGTCGGGCCACCGCACGACGTCGAGCGGGGCGCCTACTTCGGCGACACGGCGGCGATCGACGACGTGGTGACGGAGGAGCCCGACGCCGGGTCGCGGGCCGTCGGCCGGGCACAGGGCACCTACATGCTGGCCTCCCAGCACGAGGAGGTGCTCACCGTCGCCATCACCGTCGCGCTCACCGCGGGGCCGTACAACGGCAGCACCTTCTCCGTGGCCGGCCGCGTCGGGGTCTACGACGACAAGGCGGAGGCCGCGGTGGTCGGCGGCACGGGGCGgctccggcgcgccgccggctaCCTGACGTGGAGGATGGTCGAGCTGGTGGTGTCCGAGAAGTACGTGATGGTGGAGCTGGACGTGCACATGTCCGTGCCGCCGGTGAGCGCCGCCGGTGGCAATTGGTGGTCATCTCTGCTGCGATCGATTAACTAA
- the LOC120645011 gene encoding disease resistance protein RGA5-like isoform X2: MEVVTGALPSVITKLAGLAAGEYNLQKGLKGEIKFLQEELESMKAALEDISRTPAEQLPNNDKIWSRNVRELSYDIEDSIDTFMVQCKDKGLGKQHGLKKVIDRSLHLLMQPKVRHKIAKEVREIKSRVMEVHERRRRYEVNLGVDKPVTVDPRLFTQYTEMKELVGIEEARDEFINNFLTQGNNVPMKQGKTVSIFGFGGLGKTTLANAVYEKIRAQFDCCALVSVSQTPDLKRLFKGLLNDFGKSINEQILDESRLIKVLREFLQDKRYFVVVDDIWDISVWKRIRCALPDNDVGYTIITTTRIADVAEQAGSAYKLKPLSSNNSRKLFFRRIFGNENKDNNEEIEKCPDDELAEVSDRILKKCAGVPLAIITMASLLACKVRNKLEWYVVYNSVGTGMENNMDVENMRKILSFSYYELPCHLRTCLLYLSMFPEDFEIDKDRLIRMWIAEGFIQWEKQGKSPFEIGEFYFNELINRSMIQPIYNFYTGMVKSCRIHDMMLDLICSFSCEENFVTILSDIDSTSPSSTIRRLSLQNGKKSHVMAQATRNLLQHARSVVIFPAAVAQVPAAGSCRFLRVLDLEHCNLSHTDSLKYLGNLYQLRYLRLYSTHISQLPEEIGNLQFLQTLDVRSNPISILPSSVVELRNLMCLDIDETTRVPNGIGNLTCLEQLSWLRIDDSTINIIEELGQLTELRFLRIRLDKWNDKLLGCLHKLQKIQELDIKVHRGPHNIGGLDAWVAPRHLRLLKAEGICWFSTLPAWVNPSLVPDLTCLEIAVRELHQVDLDILGRLPALRSLWLKVDNKNLGILQGLIVSPGSFPCLEFCHFVKFVWPVVFQKGAMPRLRELWLEPLFYVREARGVASSDGGLDLCLGNLPSLQDVFAELRCEGASKEEAEQAKAALTHAGDMHPNHPRHSIWIDYEDLDDGSWNDSAKDSDDE, encoded by the exons ATGGAAGTCGTGACGGGGGCTCTGCCAAGCGTCATCACAAAGCTCGCTGGTCTAGCCGCCGGGGAGTACAATCTGCAGAAGGGGCTGAAGGGGGAGATCAAGTTCCTGCAAGAagagcttgagagcatgaaggCTGCGCTGGAGGACATCTCCAGGACTCCGGCAGAGCAGCTTCCCAATAATGACAAGATCTGGTCCAGGAATGTGAGGGAGCTATCCTATGACATAGAGGATAGCATTGACACGTTCATGGTGCAATGCAAGGATAAAGGGCTTGGCAAACAGCACGGGCTAAAAAAGGTCATTGATAGGAGCCTCCACTTGTTGATGCAGCCAAAGGTTCGCCATAAGATTGCCAAAGAAGTCAGAGAGATCAAGAGCCGCGTCATGGAGGtgcacgagcggcggcgcaggtaCGAGGTCAACCTTGGTGTTGATAAACCTGTTACTGTTGACCCTCGTTTATTCACTCAGTACACGGAGATGAAAGAGCTTGTTGGAATTGAAGAGGCAAGGGATGAGTTCATCAATAATTTTTTGACACAAGGGAATAACGTTCCCATGAAGCAAGGAAAGACCGTTTCAATTTTTGGATTTGGAGGCCTGGGGAAGACAACTCTTGCTAATGCAGTTTATGAAAAGATTAGAGCACAATTCGATTGTTGTGCTCTTGTTTCTGTGTCTCAAACTCCTGACTTGAAGAGATTATTCAAGGGCTTACTCAATGATTTTGGCAAGAGCATTAATGAACAAATATTGGATGAGAGTCGACTCATAAAAGTACTCAGAGAATTCCTTCAGGACAAAAG GTATTTcgttgttgttgatgacatATGGGATATCTCAGTTTGGAAAAGGATTAGATGTGCTTTGCCTGATAATGATGTTGGATACACAATTATTACAACTACCCGTATTGCTGATGTTGCTGAACAAGCTGGTAGTGCTTACAAGCTGAAACCCCTTTCTTCAAACAACTCTCGGAAGCTATTTTTTAGAAGAATATTTGGTAACGAAAACAAAGACAACAatgaagaaatagaaaaatgtcCTGATGATGAACTTGCGGAAGTATCTGACAGAATACTAAAGAAATGTGCTGGTGTGCCCTTAGCAATTATTACAATGGCTAGCTTGCTAGCTTGCAAAGTAAGAAATAAACTGGAGTGGTACGTGGTGTACAACTCTGTTGGTACTGGCATGGAAAACAATATGGATGTGGAGAATATGAGAAAGATATTGTCTTTCAGCTATTATGAGCTGCCATGCCATCTAAGGACTTGCTTGTTATATTTAAGCATGTTTCCTGAAGATTTTGAAATTGACAAGGACCGCTTGATAAGAATGTGGATAGCTGAAGGTTTTATCCAATGGGAAAAACAGGGGAAGAGTCCATTTGAAATAGGAGAGTTTTACTTCAATGAGCTCATAAACAGAAGTATGATCCAACCGATATATAACTTTTACACTGGCATGGTAAAGAGTTGTCGTATACATGACATGATGCTCGATCTTATCTGTTCCTTTTCATGTGAGGAAAACTTTGTTACCATACTAAGTGATATCGATAGCACATCTCCATCAAGTACGATTCGGAGGTTGTCCCTTCAAAATGGCAAGAAAAGTCACGTGATGGCTCAGGCTACTAGAAACTTGTTGCAACATGCAAGGTCAGTTGTTATCTTCCCAGCAGCCGTTGCTCAAGTGCCGGCTGCTGGCAGCTGCCGATTTTTACGTGTACTGGATTTGGAGCATTGCAACCTTTCACATACTGATAGCCTTAAGTACCTTGGAAATTTATACCAGTTGAGGTACTTAAGACTATATTCTACGCATATTTCTCAGCTCCCGGAAGAAATAGGAAACCTGCAGTTTCTACAAACATTGGATGTGAGGAGCAATCCTATTTCCATCTTGCCTTCAAGTGTTGTCGAGCTAAGAAATTTGATGTGCCTAGACATTGACGAGACTACAAGAGTGCCAAATGGAATTggaaacctaacatgccttgaACAGCTATCATGGTTACGTATTGATGACTCCACCATAAACATTATAGAGGAGTTGGGCCAGCTAACTGAACTGAGGTTTCTGCGTATTAGATTGGACAAGTGGAACGACAAGCTGTTGGGGTGCCTACACAAGTTACAAAAGATCCAGGAACTAGATATAAAAGTCCATCGTGGGCCACACAACATCGGTGGATTGGATGCCTGGGTCGCTCCTCGACATCTCCGTTTGTTGAAAGCAGAAGGCATCTGTTGGTTTTCTACACTGCCGGCTTGGGTGAATCCATCGCTCGTTCCGGATCTCACCTGCCTAGAGATTGCAGTGAGGGAGCTACATCAGGTCGATCTCGACATCCTCGGGAGGTTGCCAGCTCTCCGCTCTCTATGGCTGAAGGTGGACAATAAGAACCTGGGAATCCTTCAGGGGTTAATTGTTAGTCCTGGTTCGTTCCCGTGCCTTGAATTCTGTCACTTCGTGAAATTTGTATGGCCAGTGGTGTTTCAAAAAGGAGCTATGCCAAGGCTTAGAGAGCTTTGGCTGGAGCCGTTGTTTTATGTGCGGGAGGCAAGAGGAGTTGCCAGCAGCGATGGTGGTCTCGACTTGTGCCTGGGTAACCTGCCATCGCTGCAGGATGTCTTCGCTGAGCTCCGATGTGAAGGCGCTAgcaaggaggaggcggagcaaGCCAAAGCTGCGCTGACGCATGCAGGTGACATGCATCCCAATCATCCCCGCCATAGTATATGGATTGACTATGAAG ATTTGGATGATGGATCCTGGAATGACAGTGCTAAAG ATTCAGATGATGAATAA
- the LOC120645011 gene encoding disease resistance protein RGA5-like isoform X1, giving the protein MEVVTGALPSVITKLAGLAAGEYNLQKGLKGEIKFLQEELESMKAALEDISRTPAEQLPNNDKIWSRNVRELSYDIEDSIDTFMVQCKDKGLGKQHGLKKVIDRSLHLLMQPKVRHKIAKEVREIKSRVMEVHERRRRYEVNLGVDKPVTVDPRLFTQYTEMKELVGIEEARDEFINNFLTQGNNVPMKQGKTVSIFGFGGLGKTTLANAVYEKIRAQFDCCALVSVSQTPDLKRLFKGLLNDFGKSINEQILDESRLIKVLREFLQDKRYFVVVDDIWDISVWKRIRCALPDNDVGYTIITTTRIADVAEQAGSAYKLKPLSSNNSRKLFFRRIFGNENKDNNEEIEKCPDDELAEVSDRILKKCAGVPLAIITMASLLACKVRNKLEWYVVYNSVGTGMENNMDVENMRKILSFSYYELPCHLRTCLLYLSMFPEDFEIDKDRLIRMWIAEGFIQWEKQGKSPFEIGEFYFNELINRSMIQPIYNFYTGMVKSCRIHDMMLDLICSFSCEENFVTILSDIDSTSPSSTIRRLSLQNGKKSHVMAQATRNLLQHARSVVIFPAAVAQVPAAGSCRFLRVLDLEHCNLSHTDSLKYLGNLYQLRYLRLYSTHISQLPEEIGNLQFLQTLDVRSNPISILPSSVVELRNLMCLDIDETTRVPNGIGNLTCLEQLSWLRIDDSTINIIEELGQLTELRFLRIRLDKWNDKLLGCLHKLQKIQELDIKVHRGPHNIGGLDAWVAPRHLRLLKAEGICWFSTLPAWVNPSLVPDLTCLEIAVRELHQVDLDILGRLPALRSLWLKVDNKNLGILQGLIVSPGSFPCLEFCHFVKFVWPVVFQKGAMPRLRELWLEPLFYVREARGVASSDGGLDLCLGNLPSLQDVFAELRCEGASKEEAEQAKAALTHAGDMHPNHPRHSIWIDYEGALAPVLIPCVSFFPPCAIFSRFVLLQS; this is encoded by the exons ATGGAAGTCGTGACGGGGGCTCTGCCAAGCGTCATCACAAAGCTCGCTGGTCTAGCCGCCGGGGAGTACAATCTGCAGAAGGGGCTGAAGGGGGAGATCAAGTTCCTGCAAGAagagcttgagagcatgaaggCTGCGCTGGAGGACATCTCCAGGACTCCGGCAGAGCAGCTTCCCAATAATGACAAGATCTGGTCCAGGAATGTGAGGGAGCTATCCTATGACATAGAGGATAGCATTGACACGTTCATGGTGCAATGCAAGGATAAAGGGCTTGGCAAACAGCACGGGCTAAAAAAGGTCATTGATAGGAGCCTCCACTTGTTGATGCAGCCAAAGGTTCGCCATAAGATTGCCAAAGAAGTCAGAGAGATCAAGAGCCGCGTCATGGAGGtgcacgagcggcggcgcaggtaCGAGGTCAACCTTGGTGTTGATAAACCTGTTACTGTTGACCCTCGTTTATTCACTCAGTACACGGAGATGAAAGAGCTTGTTGGAATTGAAGAGGCAAGGGATGAGTTCATCAATAATTTTTTGACACAAGGGAATAACGTTCCCATGAAGCAAGGAAAGACCGTTTCAATTTTTGGATTTGGAGGCCTGGGGAAGACAACTCTTGCTAATGCAGTTTATGAAAAGATTAGAGCACAATTCGATTGTTGTGCTCTTGTTTCTGTGTCTCAAACTCCTGACTTGAAGAGATTATTCAAGGGCTTACTCAATGATTTTGGCAAGAGCATTAATGAACAAATATTGGATGAGAGTCGACTCATAAAAGTACTCAGAGAATTCCTTCAGGACAAAAG GTATTTcgttgttgttgatgacatATGGGATATCTCAGTTTGGAAAAGGATTAGATGTGCTTTGCCTGATAATGATGTTGGATACACAATTATTACAACTACCCGTATTGCTGATGTTGCTGAACAAGCTGGTAGTGCTTACAAGCTGAAACCCCTTTCTTCAAACAACTCTCGGAAGCTATTTTTTAGAAGAATATTTGGTAACGAAAACAAAGACAACAatgaagaaatagaaaaatgtcCTGATGATGAACTTGCGGAAGTATCTGACAGAATACTAAAGAAATGTGCTGGTGTGCCCTTAGCAATTATTACAATGGCTAGCTTGCTAGCTTGCAAAGTAAGAAATAAACTGGAGTGGTACGTGGTGTACAACTCTGTTGGTACTGGCATGGAAAACAATATGGATGTGGAGAATATGAGAAAGATATTGTCTTTCAGCTATTATGAGCTGCCATGCCATCTAAGGACTTGCTTGTTATATTTAAGCATGTTTCCTGAAGATTTTGAAATTGACAAGGACCGCTTGATAAGAATGTGGATAGCTGAAGGTTTTATCCAATGGGAAAAACAGGGGAAGAGTCCATTTGAAATAGGAGAGTTTTACTTCAATGAGCTCATAAACAGAAGTATGATCCAACCGATATATAACTTTTACACTGGCATGGTAAAGAGTTGTCGTATACATGACATGATGCTCGATCTTATCTGTTCCTTTTCATGTGAGGAAAACTTTGTTACCATACTAAGTGATATCGATAGCACATCTCCATCAAGTACGATTCGGAGGTTGTCCCTTCAAAATGGCAAGAAAAGTCACGTGATGGCTCAGGCTACTAGAAACTTGTTGCAACATGCAAGGTCAGTTGTTATCTTCCCAGCAGCCGTTGCTCAAGTGCCGGCTGCTGGCAGCTGCCGATTTTTACGTGTACTGGATTTGGAGCATTGCAACCTTTCACATACTGATAGCCTTAAGTACCTTGGAAATTTATACCAGTTGAGGTACTTAAGACTATATTCTACGCATATTTCTCAGCTCCCGGAAGAAATAGGAAACCTGCAGTTTCTACAAACATTGGATGTGAGGAGCAATCCTATTTCCATCTTGCCTTCAAGTGTTGTCGAGCTAAGAAATTTGATGTGCCTAGACATTGACGAGACTACAAGAGTGCCAAATGGAATTggaaacctaacatgccttgaACAGCTATCATGGTTACGTATTGATGACTCCACCATAAACATTATAGAGGAGTTGGGCCAGCTAACTGAACTGAGGTTTCTGCGTATTAGATTGGACAAGTGGAACGACAAGCTGTTGGGGTGCCTACACAAGTTACAAAAGATCCAGGAACTAGATATAAAAGTCCATCGTGGGCCACACAACATCGGTGGATTGGATGCCTGGGTCGCTCCTCGACATCTCCGTTTGTTGAAAGCAGAAGGCATCTGTTGGTTTTCTACACTGCCGGCTTGGGTGAATCCATCGCTCGTTCCGGATCTCACCTGCCTAGAGATTGCAGTGAGGGAGCTACATCAGGTCGATCTCGACATCCTCGGGAGGTTGCCAGCTCTCCGCTCTCTATGGCTGAAGGTGGACAATAAGAACCTGGGAATCCTTCAGGGGTTAATTGTTAGTCCTGGTTCGTTCCCGTGCCTTGAATTCTGTCACTTCGTGAAATTTGTATGGCCAGTGGTGTTTCAAAAAGGAGCTATGCCAAGGCTTAGAGAGCTTTGGCTGGAGCCGTTGTTTTATGTGCGGGAGGCAAGAGGAGTTGCCAGCAGCGATGGTGGTCTCGACTTGTGCCTGGGTAACCTGCCATCGCTGCAGGATGTCTTCGCTGAGCTCCGATGTGAAGGCGCTAgcaaggaggaggcggagcaaGCCAAAGCTGCGCTGACGCATGCAGGTGACATGCATCCCAATCATCCCCGCCATAGTATATGGATTGACTATGAAGGTGCGCTAGCTCCTGTCCTTATTCCTTGCGTTAGTTTTTTCCCACCCTGTGCCATTTTTTCCCGCTTTGTTTTATTACAATCTTAA